A single region of the Micropterus dolomieu isolate WLL.071019.BEF.003 ecotype Adirondacks linkage group LG02, ASM2129224v1, whole genome shotgun sequence genome encodes:
- the LOC123961390 gene encoding rho-related GTP-binding protein RhoN-like has product MRTDVSTLRELSKQRLIPVTHEQGSTIARQIGAVAYVECTSKVSENSVRDVFHVTTVASVRQPNKPQLKRSSSRRGLKRVSQLPLPPLPGRTEQMDQAPAMRKDRAKSCVLM; this is encoded by the exons ATGAGGACAGATGTCAGCACCCTGAGGGAACTCTCTAAGCAGCGCCTCATCCCTGTCACCCACGAGCAG GGAAGCACGATAGCTCGACAGATAGGGGCGGTGGCCTACGTAGAGTGCACCTCCAAGGTTTCAGAGAACAGCGTTCGGGACGTGTTCCATGTTACCACAGTGGCGTCGGTCCGGCAGCCAAACAAGCCTCAGCTAAAACGCAGCAGTTCCCGCAGAGGCCTGAAGCGAGTGTCACAGCTCCCGTTGCCTCCCCTGCCGGGTCGGACTGAGCAAATGGACCAGGCCCCGGCCATGAGGAAGGACCGGGCCAAGAGCTGTGTGCTCATGTAG